One stretch of Estrella lausannensis DNA includes these proteins:
- the gyrA gene encoding DNA topoisomerase (ATP-hydrolyzing) subunit A has translation MSYTEHEHIVTRNVEDEVKGSYLRYSMSVIISRALPDARDGLKPSQRRILFAMRQLNLSPNAKFRKCAKISGDTSGDYHPHGEQVIYPTLVRMAQDWVMRYTLIQGQGNFGSVDGDPPAAMRYTEAKLTHAAVQLMDDLDKETVSMVPNYDETKVEPSVFPAKFPNLVCNGSSGIAVGMATNIPPHNLKEVCKAVQLILANPQVTIDEIASVMPGPDFPTGGVICGQRGIREAYHTGRGKIILRGVLNVEKVEDSHDRERIIIEEIPYNVNKSRLIEAIADLINSKQITAISDIRDESDKDGLRIAIDLKRGEIAEVVINQLYKFSDLEITFGCNMLALDKGLPKTMNIKQMLTAWVEHRIDVIKKRTNFELHKAEARAHILEGYLKAIDHLDEVVKVIRASSSRDEAKTALMSQWEFTDRQANAVLDLRLYQLTGLEHDKINTEYQDLLKKIEHLRSVLASDEMVKDIIREEMDELIKQSPADRMTKIVSYESDVEMEDLIADTEVLITISEDDYIKRMPIDTFREQKRGGQGVAGVKLKKEDDAIKSLYTASMHDYLLIFTTHGRCLWLKVWQIPEGSRTAKGKPLINLLADLQENERIATILKTRNFKEEADIIMATEKGVVKRSELSHFSNPRKRGIIALAIDEGDALVAARLIGKSEKAMLFTYHGMAVRFDESKVRPMGRQARGVKGATLKDESDRVIALEVVKGSESILVVCENGFGKRSQVEDFRETNRGSSGVRSIITSERNGNVIAALRVDDNDSIVLMSASGQTVRISMKDVRVMGRNTQGVKLANVKEGDSLVSVQKLQHADEEVIEASEPATTPQ, from the coding sequence ATGTCCTACACCGAGCATGAACATATCGTAACGAGAAACGTCGAAGACGAAGTCAAGGGTAGTTACCTGCGCTACTCGATGTCTGTCATCATCTCGAGAGCCCTTCCCGATGCACGGGACGGATTGAAACCATCGCAAAGACGTATCTTGTTCGCGATGCGCCAGCTCAACTTAAGCCCAAATGCAAAGTTCCGTAAGTGCGCTAAAATCTCAGGCGACACATCCGGTGACTACCACCCGCACGGCGAACAGGTGATCTATCCGACGCTTGTCCGTATGGCTCAGGACTGGGTGATGCGGTATACGTTGATTCAGGGTCAAGGAAACTTCGGTTCCGTCGACGGTGACCCTCCCGCTGCGATGCGTTATACGGAGGCGAAGCTGACGCACGCTGCAGTCCAGTTGATGGACGATCTCGACAAAGAGACCGTCTCGATGGTTCCGAACTACGACGAAACGAAGGTGGAGCCCTCCGTGTTTCCAGCGAAGTTTCCGAACTTGGTTTGCAACGGATCCTCCGGTATTGCAGTCGGTATGGCCACTAACATCCCACCGCACAACCTTAAGGAAGTGTGCAAAGCTGTGCAGCTCATCTTGGCCAACCCTCAGGTTACCATTGACGAGATCGCTTCCGTGATGCCCGGACCCGATTTTCCGACAGGGGGTGTCATCTGCGGACAGCGCGGCATTCGCGAAGCATACCATACTGGAAGGGGGAAGATCATCCTCCGCGGTGTTTTGAATGTCGAAAAGGTGGAAGACAGTCATGACAGAGAGAGGATCATCATTGAAGAGATCCCTTATAACGTCAACAAATCTAGGTTGATCGAAGCAATTGCCGATCTAATCAATTCCAAGCAGATTACTGCTATCTCGGATATCCGCGACGAGTCGGACAAAGACGGTCTCAGGATTGCCATTGATTTGAAACGGGGAGAGATCGCCGAAGTTGTCATCAACCAGCTCTATAAGTTTAGTGATCTGGAAATCACCTTTGGCTGCAACATGCTGGCCCTCGATAAGGGTCTTCCCAAAACTATGAACATCAAACAGATGCTCACCGCATGGGTGGAGCACCGTATTGATGTTATCAAGAAGCGAACCAACTTTGAGTTGCATAAAGCCGAAGCGCGCGCTCACATCCTTGAAGGTTACCTGAAAGCGATTGACCATCTCGACGAAGTTGTTAAGGTCATCCGCGCAAGTTCTTCTCGTGACGAGGCGAAGACCGCACTGATGAGTCAATGGGAGTTTACCGACAGGCAAGCCAACGCAGTGCTAGACTTAAGGCTTTATCAGCTTACCGGACTCGAACACGACAAGATCAACACCGAGTATCAGGATCTGCTTAAAAAAATCGAACACCTGCGCTCTGTCTTGGCCAGCGATGAGATGGTGAAGGACATCATCCGTGAAGAGATGGACGAGTTGATTAAGCAAAGTCCGGCAGACAGGATGACGAAAATCGTCTCCTATGAGAGTGATGTTGAGATGGAGGATCTGATCGCCGATACAGAGGTTTTGATCACCATTTCGGAAGATGATTACATTAAGAGAATGCCGATAGATACCTTCCGCGAGCAAAAGCGGGGAGGTCAGGGAGTCGCAGGCGTCAAGCTTAAAAAAGAAGACGATGCGATCAAGAGCCTCTACACGGCTTCGATGCACGACTATTTGCTGATCTTTACGACTCACGGAAGATGCCTCTGGCTGAAAGTGTGGCAGATCCCGGAAGGCAGCAGGACAGCGAAAGGTAAACCGCTAATCAATCTGCTTGCAGACTTGCAGGAGAACGAACGCATCGCGACGATCTTAAAGACTCGCAACTTTAAAGAAGAGGCGGATATCATCATGGCAACGGAGAAAGGAGTTGTCAAGCGCAGCGAACTTTCCCATTTCAGCAATCCCAGAAAGCGAGGTATTATCGCGCTCGCTATCGATGAAGGCGATGCCCTGGTAGCGGCCCGTCTGATTGGCAAGTCGGAAAAGGCGATGCTGTTCACCTATCACGGGATGGCCGTTCGCTTTGACGAAAGCAAGGTGCGTCCGATGGGGCGGCAGGCACGCGGGGTCAAAGGTGCGACTTTGAAAGATGAGTCTGACCGTGTGATTGCTCTTGAAGTGGTCAAAGGATCTGAGTCGATCTTGGTGGTTTGTGAAAACGGATTTGGCAAGCGTTCCCAGGTAGAAGACTTTAGGGAGACAAACAGAGGCAGCTCCGGTGTGCGCTCCATTATCACGAGTGAAAGAAATGGTAACGTGATTGCTGCCCTCCGCGTCGATGACAATGACAGCATCGTTCTGATGAGTGCCTCCGGCCAGACGGTGCGTATCAGCATGAAAGATGTGCGCGTCATGGGCCGCAATACGCAAGGGGTCAAGCTCGCCAACGTTAAAGAGGGAGATTCCCTGGTGAGCGTGCAGAAGCTTCAGCATGCCGACGAAGAGGTCATCGAGGCTTCGGAGCCAGCTACTACCCCGCAGTAG
- the tmk gene encoding dTMP kinase: MKKGYFITLEGGEGSGKTTLVQGLKKWLESQGFEVVSTREPGGTALGEKIREILLSSHKMRIGSLAELFLFLASRAQHLEEIVAPSIKRGAVVLCDRFNDSTVAYQGAARGLGVDQVRSLCSAACRENVPDCTLLLDIDPRVGLERSKATGKLEASPGAHDRIESEALNFHVTVREALLEEAKRDPMRIKVLDASLSKDKLLNDACHQLQKIFSGA; this comes from the coding sequence ATGAAGAAAGGTTATTTTATTACCCTGGAAGGCGGAGAGGGAAGCGGAAAGACTACGTTGGTCCAGGGACTTAAAAAATGGCTGGAATCCCAAGGATTCGAGGTCGTATCCACAAGGGAGCCGGGTGGTACGGCGCTTGGTGAGAAAATACGCGAGATACTGCTATCTTCTCACAAGATGCGCATCGGTTCGCTAGCGGAGCTTTTTCTTTTCTTAGCTTCAAGAGCGCAGCATCTCGAAGAGATTGTTGCGCCTTCGATCAAGAGAGGCGCTGTCGTTCTTTGCGATCGATTCAATGACTCCACAGTTGCCTATCAGGGGGCCGCGAGAGGCCTTGGCGTCGATCAGGTCAGGAGCCTTTGCAGCGCAGCCTGCCGGGAGAATGTTCCTGATTGCACCCTGCTTCTCGACATTGACCCACGAGTTGGACTTGAGCGATCGAAGGCAACGGGCAAGCTCGAAGCATCTCCGGGGGCGCATGACAGAATCGAGAGCGAAGCGTTGAATTTTCATGTGACCGTCAGAGAGGCCCTTCTTGAGGAAGCAAAGAGAGACCCCATGCGCATCAAGGTCTTGGATGCATCCCTGTCCAAAGACAAGCTTCTGAACGATGCCTGTCATCAGCTTCAGAAGATTTTTTCGGGCGCTTAA
- a CDS encoding ATP-binding protein translates to MDDLFSHLIGNQRIKSNLTNALHKGAFGQSLCFQGKEGIGKSLFARAFAKGIFSSDIPGFLARHPTVAYTHPDLVELKPAGKIGQHPIESVRRFCEEVYIAPYEAQHKVFIIHDAERMLPTSANALLKTLEEPPAGVIIILLTESLQSLLPTIRSRLQTLYFESVDKEEISVFLQQSHGLSREEADKISLESFGSVGRALNLHRGERDLSEDLIRFLMKGRKSYVELKQFINELDGRHALKRKEAEEALLKALCETYREGDLSAKQRQEMEKQAEGMSAVESLRESKSILLSLLFFFRDLHVIYHGGQESFLAFRENACKLFDLATAKEPIPIEKVEAAVAESIIALERSTPLAACLENLFLKLKLVRF, encoded by the coding sequence ATGGACGATTTATTTTCCCATTTAATAGGCAATCAGCGGATCAAGAGCAACTTAACGAACGCTCTGCATAAGGGAGCCTTTGGCCAATCCCTCTGTTTTCAGGGAAAAGAGGGTATCGGTAAAAGCCTTTTTGCAAGGGCTTTCGCCAAAGGTATCTTCTCGTCCGATATTCCGGGATTTTTAGCCAGGCATCCGACTGTTGCCTATACGCATCCGGATCTTGTAGAGCTCAAGCCTGCCGGAAAGATTGGTCAGCACCCGATAGAGTCGGTGAGACGCTTCTGTGAAGAGGTATACATTGCCCCTTATGAGGCACAACACAAAGTGTTTATCATCCACGATGCGGAGAGAATGCTTCCAACCAGCGCCAACGCTCTCTTAAAAACACTGGAAGAGCCCCCGGCGGGGGTCATCATTATTTTGCTCACCGAGTCGCTGCAATCTCTGCTGCCGACGATCAGGTCGAGGCTTCAGACTCTCTATTTTGAGTCGGTTGACAAAGAGGAGATTTCCGTTTTTTTGCAACAAAGCCATGGCTTGAGCAGAGAGGAGGCGGATAAAATCTCGTTGGAGTCTTTCGGTTCGGTTGGACGTGCGCTGAATCTCCATCGCGGTGAAAGAGACCTCTCCGAAGACTTGATCCGCTTCCTGATGAAGGGCAGAAAGAGCTATGTCGAGCTTAAACAGTTCATCAATGAACTCGACGGAAGGCACGCTCTTAAAAGAAAGGAAGCCGAAGAAGCCCTTTTAAAGGCACTCTGCGAGACCTATCGGGAGGGCGACCTTTCTGCCAAACAGCGGCAGGAGATGGAAAAACAGGCGGAGGGCATGAGCGCAGTGGAGTCGTTGCGCGAGTCAAAAAGCATTCTCTTATCACTCCTCTTTTTTTTCAGGGATCTTCACGTGATCTACCATGGCGGGCAGGAGTCTTTTCTTGCATTCCGCGAAAATGCCTGTAAGCTCTTTGACCTCGCGACAGCAAAAGAGCCGATTCCCATCGAAAAGGTGGAGGCAGCGGTGGCCGAATCGATAATAGCGCTGGAAAGATCCACACCGCTTGCAGCGTGCCTCGAAAATTTATTTCTTAAACTCAAATTAGTACGGTTCTAA